The DNA sequence TTATCTAAAAAAGAACACCAAAACACTTATATATGAACGTCGCTTTTAAGTtggtaaattattatatataaatataacgaATTTATTACAGATATTAGTCttcaaaattaattttgtaataatagAATATCCCCTTTTTCCACTACAAGGCATAATGTGAATTAAAATTTAgctcatattatatataaaaaaagaaaaaatagcccaaaaatatatgctattttcaattttttttcattatttttttttataaatttgttttttttttttttttggttttgataaatttaattttaaaacagttaaaatatgaataaataaatatattttatatttttttaaattaagatttattttttttaaattcaagaaaattattttatcttccttttttgaggacttttaatttatggtaagtgaaaaaaagattatatgAACAAGTTACATCACCAGTCtgtttgaatattttattcattgataatttatttatgtacagaaccatatatgttattcatttatgcattatattttatattatatatgtatataggtttatgtatttattatgtatgtattctTATACAGTCTGCAagtttatgttattttattattttattattttgctatatCAGTCCTTGCTTTTCTATACGTACATTTGAACTCTTAAGTTTTTTGTGCCTATATTAAGTAATTATTCCGAGTGTATTTCTTGcagtaataattaaattcatTGTTATGAATGATACAGCTTGTATTACtctgttatttatattacactaatgttttttccctttttttttttttttttgtttatgtcaagaagtaaaaaatatattcatatgtttatatttaaccAAGTATCGTGTAGATAgcttattaatttttatattatattttatcgtaaaacatatatatatggatatatagaatgtatattcattttaccgttcagttaattttttttaagtatcaTTATTTTGTGTTAATACCACTAATTGCAGTTTagttttttatgtaaattgtTATACTTAATTGATAAAGTGCAATAGAcgaatattttgaattagTACAAACCACTGTTACATTTACGCAAATATGTATGATTTAATTGATAATAGGCAGGCAGGCTTTTAATTATGccttacaaaattatttattttatataatgtatacaCATTGTTTATTCAATGCCATAATTATatctgtatattttatttagtgtgcttattttcatatatgaagttttatgtatttaataattcttcatagattttttatgtactacgtttataatttttacatgacttgttcataatttttgaacaatttttcctttttttcttttctttttctttttttttacacactaatattataattttaatttgttaacTTTTTCAGGTTAAAGTGATTGTCAGACATTCATTTGTACTGCCAGTCTCCATAAAATCGCAACTTGTTCGAGTTTTTTtggagaatatatatatatatgcacaattttttttttttttcatccatttaaaaatttttgatttattataaaagtaGGAAAAAAATGGCGAAATTATCCAAGGCTCAGAAAAAGCAAATATACATTGAGAAACTGAGCTCACTAATCCAACaatatactaaaatattaattgtaCATGTAGACAATGTTGGATCAAATCAAATGGCAAGTGTGCGTCAGAGTTTAAGGGGGAAGGCTATCGTATTAATGGGAAAGAATACAAGAATAAGGAcagcattaaaaaaaaatttgcagaATGTACCACagatagaaaaattattaccattagtaaaattaaatatgggTTTCGTATTTTGCAAGGAAGATTTATCAGAAGttagaaatattattcttgAAAACAAATCACCAGCACCTGCAAGATTAGGTGTTATAGCACCAATTGATGTATTTATTCCACCAGGTCCAACAGGTATGGATCCATCGCACACATCTTTTTTTCAGTCTTTAGGTATATCGacaaaaattgtaaaagGTCAAATTGAAATACAGGAGCATGTGCATCTAATTAAGCAGGGAGAAAAAGTAACAGCTTCATCAGCAACACTcttacaaaaatttaatatgaaaCCTTTTTCATATGGTGTTGATGTACGAACTGTTTATGATGATGGAGTTATATATGACGCAAAAGTTTTAGATATTACTGATGAagatattttaaagaaattttcAAAAGGTGTTTCCAATGTAGCTGCATTGTCCAGAGCAGTTGGTATAATAACAGAGGCTTCTTATCCTCATGTATTTGTTGaagcatttaaaaatattgttgcTTTAGTAATTGATACAGATTATACATTCCCattaatgaagaaaattaaaGACATGGTTGAAAATCCCGAAGCATATGCTGCTGCGCCTGTTGCTTCTTCAGCAGCCAAACAAGATGCACctaaaaaggaagaaacgaaaaaacaggaagaagaggaagaagaagaagaagatggATTTATGGGATTTGGAATGTTTGATTAGTGCAAATCTATATGTGTTTGTTAAAGAGCCAATATGATGATGAACaatgttaaaattaaatatatagaatgtTGCTATCAAAATTGTTGACATATTCTATTGGTGTTTTGTATCTTCAGATTTGAAAGGGTAATAAAaagttgtatatattaatatgctTTGTTTATGTTTGTTGTTAAGTATGtgtaccatatatatatatgtgcatgaaTATATACTGAGTATGtgataagtaaatatatgtacatatacatacgtacatatatatatacattagaAAAGTGCCAGTTGTGAGTAATAATTATGCGagttataaga is a window from the Plasmodium brasilianum strain Bolivian I chromosome 9, whole genome shotgun sequence genome containing:
- a CDS encoding 60S ribosomal protein P0: MAKLSKAQKKQIYIEKLSSLIQQYTKILIVHVDNVGSNQMASVRQSLRGKAIVLMGKNTRIRTALKKNLQNVPQIEKLLPLVKLNMGFVFCKEDLSEVRNIILENKSPAPARLGVIAPIDVFIPPGPTGMDPSHTSFFQSLGISTKIVKGQIEIQEHVHLIKQGEKVTASSATLLQKFNMKPFSYGVDVRTVYDDGVIYDAKVLDITDEDILKKFSKGVSNVAALSRAVGIITEASYPHVFVEAFKNIVALVIDTDYTFPLMKKIKDMVENPEAYAAAPVASSAAKQDAPKKEETKKQEEEEEEEEDGFMGFGMFD